From Danio rerio strain Tuebingen ecotype United States chromosome 7, GRCz12tu, whole genome shotgun sequence, the proteins below share one genomic window:
- the tex9 gene encoding testis-expressed protein 9 isoform X1, translated as MRDQNEVLSKPIFTCISIDSDSDLEVPGKPDVKKEPTSKQPTMMIMKNKSISAKSSKPSKPSSGNRKIQQKAPQTAVDDVAIPEDFGDFSLAKTISKIEDRVGDDLTEEHLQDDIMPSAGDEMGAEAQIRFLKAKLRVMQEELNRLSYACNKKDDENSTLTSKLKDLEEERARLQRTTNIQQTQVEKQKALAEESSRKSEGLQQQMAALQKELESMKRTFKQAASTHSATEVRLNRALEEAEKTKTQLNKLKQSTKDLSSQEHQKIEALQAENRKLERQKAELIVGFKKQLKLIDILKRQKMHYEAAKLLSFTEEEFMKALDWGKEVL; from the exons ATG AGGGATCAAAATGAGGTGCTCTCCAAACCTATCTTCACCTGTATCTCCATTGATTCTGACAGTGATTTGGAGGTTCCTGG GAAGCCAGATGTTAAAAAAGAACCCACATCAAAGCAGCCCACTATGATG ATCATGAAAAATAAAAGCATCTCTGCAAAATCctcaaaaccaagcaagccaagcTCAGGGAATAGAAAGATTCAGCA AAAAGCACCACAGACTGCGGTTGATGATGTTGCTATTCCTGAGGACTTTGGGGATTTCTCACTTGCTAAGACAATTAGCAAAATTGAGGACAGGGTTGGAGATGATCTCACCGAGGAACACTTACAGGATGACATCATGCCTAGCGCTGGAGATGAGATGGGCGCAG AAGCTCAGATCAGATTTTTGAAGGCTAAACTTCGAGTGATGCAAGAAGAATTAAACAGACTCTCGTATGCGTGCAACAAAAAG GATGATGAAAACAGCACTCTAACAAGTAAATTAAAAGACTTGGAGGAGGAACGGGCAAGACTGCAAAGGACTACAAACATCCAACAGACTCAAGTTGAGAAGCAAAAAGCCTTAGCTGAAGAATCCAGCAGGAAATCCGAAGGTCTGCAACAGCAAATGGCAGCACTGCAAAAG GAGCTGGAAAGCATGAAGAGGACCTTTAAACAGGCAGCCAGTACCCACAGTGCAACAGAGGTGCGGTTAAACAGAGCTTTGGAGGAGGCTGAGAAGACTAAAACTCAACTCAACAAACTTAAACAGAGCACTAAG GATTTATCTAGTCAGGAGCACCAAAAAATTGAAGCCCTGCAAGCTGAGAACAGAAAACTGGAAAGACAGAAAGCAGAGCTAATTGTGGGTTTTAAAAAGCAACTTAAGCTaattgatattttaaaaagacagaaG ATGCATTATGAAGCCGCTAAGCTGTTGTCTTTCACTGAAGAGGAGTTCATGAAAGCACTGGATTGGGGAAAAGAAGTCTTATAA
- the calml4a gene encoding calmodulin-like protein 4a produces MAKFLSQNQIDEFKECFSLYDKKRKGKIEAKDLITVMRCLGTSPTYNEVDRHLQVHKIDKTGELDFSTFLTMMHRQMQQEDPKTEILEAMRMTDKHKKGYIQASELRAKLTGLGEKLTDKEVDELFKEAHVGRDGLVHYEEFTRMVTLPTVDY; encoded by the exons ATG GCAAAATTCCTATCACAAAATCAGATTGATG AGTTCAAAGAATGTTTCTCGCTTTATGACAAGAAGCGAAAGGGGAAGATTGAGGCAAAAGACCTTATAACAGTCATGCGCTGTCTGGGTACAAGCCCCACATATAATGAAGTGGACCGACATCTGCAAGTCCACAAAATAG ATAAGACAGGGGAGCTGGACTTTTCTACATTTCTAACCATGATGCACAGACAGATGCAGCAGGAGGATCCTAAGACTGAAATCCTGGAGGCCATGCGTATGACAGACAAACACAAGAAAGGCTACATTCAGGCCTCTGAGCTACGGGCTAAACTCACTGGCTTAGGGGAAAAGCTCACAGACAAAGAAG TGGATGAGCTTTTTAAAGAAGCACATGTTGGACGTGATGGACTTGTTCACTATGAGGAGTTCACTAGAATGGTCACACTTCCTACAGTGGACTACTAG
- the tex9 gene encoding testis-expressed protein 9, protein MADSTPRPALRPFKKPQTSYSERPSSTNLQSRTSSAPLKKPPQMDLLAKEEEYKRLNAKLEAKTAEIVRDAEKIMRDQNEVLSKPIFTCISIDSDSDLEVPGKPDVKKEPTSKQPTMMIMKNKSISAKSSKPSKPSSGNRKIQQKAPQTAVDDVAIPEDFGDFSLAKTISKIEDRVGDDLTEEHLQDDIMPSAGDEMGAEAQIRFLKAKLRVMQEELNRLSYACNKKDDENSTLTSKLKDLEEERARLQRTTNIQQTQVEKQKALAEESSRKSEGLQQQMAALQKELESMKRTFKQAASTHSATEVRLNRALEEAEKTKTQLNKLKQSTKDLSSQEHQKIEALQAENRKLERQKAELIVGFKKQLKLIDILKRQKMHYEAAKLLSFTEEEFMKALDWGKEVL, encoded by the exons ATGGCAGACAGCACACCCAGACCTGCGCTCCGTCCT TTTAAAAAGCCTCAAACGTCTTACTCGGAAAGACCTTCCAGCACCAACCTTCAAAGCAGGACTTCCTCCGCTCCTCTGAAGAAACCCCCACAAATGGACCTCTTGGCCAAAGAAGAGGAATACAA GCGCCTCAATGCAAAACTAGAAGCAAAAACAGCAGAAATTGTTCGAGATGCAGAAAAAATCATG AGGGATCAAAATGAGGTGCTCTCCAAACCTATCTTCACCTGTATCTCCATTGATTCTGACAGTGATTTGGAGGTTCCTGG GAAGCCAGATGTTAAAAAAGAACCCACATCAAAGCAGCCCACTATGATG ATCATGAAAAATAAAAGCATCTCTGCAAAATCctcaaaaccaagcaagccaagcTCAGGGAATAGAAAGATTCAGCA AAAAGCACCACAGACTGCGGTTGATGATGTTGCTATTCCTGAGGACTTTGGGGATTTCTCACTTGCTAAGACAATTAGCAAAATTGAGGACAGGGTTGGAGATGATCTCACCGAGGAACACTTACAGGATGACATCATGCCTAGCGCTGGAGATGAGATGGGCGCAG AAGCTCAGATCAGATTTTTGAAGGCTAAACTTCGAGTGATGCAAGAAGAATTAAACAGACTCTCGTATGCGTGCAACAAAAAG GATGATGAAAACAGCACTCTAACAAGTAAATTAAAAGACTTGGAGGAGGAACGGGCAAGACTGCAAAGGACTACAAACATCCAACAGACTCAAGTTGAGAAGCAAAAAGCCTTAGCTGAAGAATCCAGCAGGAAATCCGAAGGTCTGCAACAGCAAATGGCAGCACTGCAAAAG GAGCTGGAAAGCATGAAGAGGACCTTTAAACAGGCAGCCAGTACCCACAGTGCAACAGAGGTGCGGTTAAACAGAGCTTTGGAGGAGGCTGAGAAGACTAAAACTCAACTCAACAAACTTAAACAGAGCACTAAG GATTTATCTAGTCAGGAGCACCAAAAAATTGAAGCCCTGCAAGCTGAGAACAGAAAACTGGAAAGACAGAAAGCAGAGCTAATTGTGGGTTTTAAAAAGCAACTTAAGCTaattgatattttaaaaagacagaaG ATGCATTATGAAGCCGCTAAGCTGTTGTCTTTCACTGAAGAGGAGTTCATGAAAGCACTGGATTGGGGAAAAGAAGTCTTATAA